Proteins from a genomic interval of Mycobacterium paragordonae:
- a CDS encoding MCE family protein — translation MKPRAGQHRIRSAWWTVILFGAIGVFLLVTTTSFAGTFRSFVPVTLTSDRAGLVMETGAKVELRGVQVGRVGNIGEGQNMASLSLEIDPDQIRYIPANVQAQISSTTAFGAKFVELVYPENPSRARLTAGAVLHSKNVNTEVNTVFGNVVDLLNMIDPVKLNAVLTAVADGVRGQGERMGEATTDLNQVLQALNARSDTIRQDWRSFKNFNDTYDAAARDILTVLNAASTTSTTVVDHSKALDSLLLNVIGFANAGTNLLGTSRDNLVGAVNILEPTTNLLLKYSPEYTCFLQGAKWYLDNGGYAAWGGDGRTLQLDVALLLGNDPYVYPDNLPLNAAKGGPGGQPGCGSLPDASKNFPVRQLITNTGWGTGLDIRPNPGIGHPCWADYFPVTRAEPKPPSVRPCIPGPAVGPEPYGNGAPPYNATLYGPGGVPLWPGIPPAPPPQPGPPPAETGPPPP, via the coding sequence ATGAAACCCAGGGCAGGCCAACACCGCATCCGCTCCGCCTGGTGGACGGTGATCCTGTTCGGGGCCATCGGTGTCTTCCTTTTGGTGACCACGACGTCCTTTGCCGGCACGTTCAGATCATTTGTGCCGGTGACCCTTACGTCAGATCGAGCCGGGCTGGTGATGGAGACCGGCGCCAAGGTCGAGTTGCGTGGCGTCCAGGTCGGCCGGGTCGGCAACATCGGCGAGGGCCAGAACATGGCCAGCTTGAGCCTGGAGATCGACCCCGATCAGATCCGCTACATCCCGGCCAACGTGCAGGCACAGATCAGTTCCACGACCGCGTTCGGCGCCAAGTTCGTCGAGCTGGTGTATCCGGAGAACCCGAGTCGTGCTCGGTTGACCGCGGGCGCGGTGCTGCACTCGAAGAATGTCAACACAGAGGTCAATACGGTTTTTGGCAATGTCGTCGACCTGCTCAACATGATCGATCCGGTGAAGCTGAACGCAGTGCTGACCGCAGTGGCCGACGGCGTACGCGGCCAAGGCGAACGGATGGGCGAGGCGACTACCGACCTCAATCAGGTGTTGCAGGCACTCAACGCGCGCAGCGACACCATCCGCCAAGACTGGCGCTCCTTCAAAAACTTCAACGACACCTATGACGCGGCCGCCCGGGACATCTTGACGGTTCTGAATGCCGCCAGCACCACCAGCACCACCGTGGTGGATCATTCGAAAGCGCTGGACTCATTGCTGCTCAACGTCATTGGCTTCGCAAACGCCGGGACCAACTTGCTCGGTACCAGCAGGGACAATCTCGTCGGGGCAGTCAACATTCTCGAGCCGACGACGAACCTGCTTCTCAAGTACAGCCCGGAGTACACCTGCTTTCTGCAGGGCGCCAAGTGGTATCTGGACAACGGGGGCTACGCGGCGTGGGGCGGCGACGGCCGCACTCTTCAACTCGACGTCGCTCTGCTGCTGGGCAACGACCCCTACGTCTATCCGGACAACCTGCCGCTCAACGCCGCCAAGGGCGGACCCGGCGGACAGCCCGGGTGCGGGTCGCTGCCGGATGCCTCCAAGAACTTCCCGGTGCGCCAGCTGATCACCAACACCGGTTGGGGAACCGGGCTCGATATCCGGCCCAACCCCGGCATCGGGCATCCCTGTTGGGCCGACTACTTCCCGGTGACCCGTGCCGAGCCCAAGCCGCCCTCCGTGCGTCCGTGTATCCCCGGGCCGGCAGTGGGGCCGGAGCCGTACGGCAACGGCGCGCCGCCGTACAACGCCACGCTGTACGGGCCGGGTGGAGTGCCGCTGTGGCCAGGGATACCCCCGGCGCCACCACCGCAGCCCGGCCCGCCCCCAGCGGAAACGGGACCGCCGCCACCGTGA